The Cylindrospermum stagnale PCC 7417 genome segment TGGGGTTTGAGATGCGCTTACCCTGACGTTCTAAGGCTTCCGCAAACAATACGTTACCTGTAGAATCAACGATCGCGATCGCTGGATCGTGACAGGTATTGGCTAAACCGATGTAATAGCAATTCATCAGAAAAATAGGTTTGAAATCCGACGCTTTAGCGAAGGGAAGGACGGCTTTACTCTTCACTAGCTAACCACAAATAAACCAGTTGAAAGCCGGATTAATGTTACCTTGCTAGCCGCTATCTGCCCTAACCGTCGCCAGTTAGCATCGCTGACAATGGAGCAAGTAGAATCAAAAGGAATCGATAATCAAACGTTGGTCATAAAGATGGTCTCGATACTTACAGATGAGCTACAACGTGAGAATTGAGGAAAGTTCAGTCTGGAAGAAATCATTTAAATTATTCCAGTTGTGTGTAAACTACCAGCAACAAGTGCGGAGCCAGTCAGCCAAGAAGAAGTAAAATCTTGTGTTTTTCCGGTATCAGCGTCTAGTTTGAGCGCCCAAGAGTCATAAGACCCAGCATTGGTAGCTCCCAAACTTCCCTCAGTAATTCCCGAAACGTAAAGTCTACCGTAATTATCGGCAGTTACCGTGGTAGCCGTGTCATAATCTGGCGTACCAAACTGTTTGAGCCATAACTGGTTGCCATTCTTGTCAAACTTCGCCGCCCAGGCATCAAAAGATCCAGCATTAGCTCCTCCCAAGTTGCCGTTTGTATATCCCGTCAGGAAGATATTGTCATTTGAGTCTATATCTATCCCATCTAAAAAGGGTGCATCATCTTCACTAGTGCCAAACTGTTTGATCCACAACTGGTTGCCATTAGTGTTGTACTTGGCCAGCCAGACATCATAAGAGCCAGCATTTTTTCCCCCCAAGTCTCCCAGAGTCCATCCGGTCGCATAGATATCGCCTAGACTATCCGTTTCAATGTCCCACATAAAGTCATAATTGGGAGTGCCAAACTGTCTAACCCAATCAGTCTGACCGTCTTTGTTCAACTTAACTAGCCAGGCATCATATTCTCCTGCAGGCCCGGCATTTTTTCCTCCGAAACTGCCTTTTGTATTTCCTCCAGCGAAGACATTGCCATTGTTGTCGGTTGCGACACCCCAATTGTCATCAAGTGTGATCGTACCAAACTGTGCAACCCACAACTGATTACCATTGCTGTCAAACTTGGCCACGTAGCTATCAGTCGATGGTAACTCGAATACTTCGCCTTGTCCCAAGTTTTGGTTTGGCCCACCCAAGTTGCCAAAAGTGTGACCAGCAGTGTAAATATTGCCACTGGTATCGACGGTAATTTTATAAGATTCCTCAAGTGTGTAAGTCCCATACTGTTTAATCCACACTTGGTTGCCGTCACTATCGTATTTAGCTAAATAGGCATCGTTGCCGCCTTTAACGGTGTTATTTTCTAGCTGGCCTATGATATTTCCCGCAACGTAAATATTTCTCCCGTCACTAGCCATACCCCATGCGCTTTCAGTGCCGGTTGAGCCAAATTGTCTACTCCATTGCTGGTTGCCATTGCTATCGTATTTGGCCACCCAAGCGTCCCTAGCTCCTATGTTGCTTCCTCCCAAAGAACCACCGGTTCCTCCTCCAACAAAAAAATTGCCCTTAGCATCTACGGTGGAACTAAATATGTAATCATTCGCGGCAGTCCCGATATGTTCAGCCTTCTCTAGGACTGTTTTTGGTGCGGTGTTGCCCTTGAACTCGAAGTAGTCACCCTTTAAACTCAAATCAGAGACTCCACCTACAACACCGATGAGGTCATAACCTTTTTTCTCCCGCCAAAATATTGCTGTTCCCAAGCTAATATTTACCAGTTCATAGTCTTGGCGATTGCCGTGGAGCTGAATGACATCTTCAGTGGGGTTGAAGTCTAAAATTAGAGCTGATTGGTTTAAACCTAAAGTTTGGTCATCCTCAACATAGAAGGGTTTTCGCCAATCACCCAGAATAAATCTGTCTGACCACGACTTACCTGTGTTCAATGCGCCAGATGGTAAACTTAATTTTTCATCGATAAAATCACCGACGAAAGTATCAATTCTACGTTTACCAACAAGATCAGCGCCAGGGTCAAAACCAATTAAGCTATCACTTCCATGACGGCCCCAAATGATTTTGACCTCTTGATCTTCTGATGTTATGAAATTAGGCTCGCTGGAAACTGTCAGGACATTACTATACTTGGTAAAAATGTTGGGAAAATTCTTATTGGTATCTTGACTGAAAAATTCTATCTCAGTATTGGGGCCTGTTAAGAGATTGGCCCCCTCCGGGCTACCAGAGAATTGTAAGACAGTTCTGATATATGTTTGAAGCTGGTCTGGAAGAACGTCACTCAATGTTGAGCGTAAGGACTCTGTTATTTTTTCGTCGACTGAGTGTAAGGCTTTTGTTGTTTTTTTGTTTTTTTTCATGGTATTAAAAACAATTGATTTGATTGCAATACTTTTGAGTTGAGGATTTGTTGAGATTATTCGTGACAACTTAAATATTACAATAAATAAGATATGTCACCAAGATTTTTGCCAGTTGTATGAGGTTTTGAGATAGGTTGTGCTTCTTGCATCGAGAAGTTGGGTAAACAGGTAATTTATTTGTCATTTAAATATTTTTCTTAACTTGACCGATAGAAGTAAGAAGTTTTCAGCACTTCAAAAGCTTAATTTCTCATGAAACATACTTAAAATTGAGTGCTGATAAACTTTTACAACTCATGTTTATTCACCTCCAGAAGTTGCTTGGTAAGTAAGTGGGATTTTGGGAATAAAACGAGGTCGGTTGGAGAAAACTGAAGTGTAATTGCTGTTTTTGGCTAAAGCTTCCTCTTCTGTTTGAATTCGCTTACTCATTAAGAAAACATTAGCAAGAGAAAAAATAATCGCGCTTAGATAAGCTCCGTGAATTAATGGTAGTGCGGCAATTTCCAGGATGACTCCCAACCAATTAGGATGACGCAGATAAAGATAAATTCCTTTATCCACTACAGGCATATCCGGTAAGGTCATAATTGACAGAGTCCAGCGTTCCCCTAAAGCTTGCATAGATAAGTAACGTAAGACTTGTCCTGCTATTGTTAGAGATAAAGCGACAGTGGCCAAAGCGAAGCTAAAAGGACGATTAAAGTACCAAACTTCACTGATCGCTGCTATCACCCAACTAATTTGTAGCACTTTCACGGCACCTAGTAAATTATCGCTATGCTTTTTTGCTCCTTGAGCTAGCATATCTGCTTCGTTGTTTCTGCTGATACGCAGTTCAAACATTCGTTGCCAGAAAACTACAAAAATAATCCCAATGAAGATATACCTGGTTAACATATAATTCCGTCCTACCATTTGAGTAAAATTGCTTCCTGAGCAAAACCAGGCCCCATTGCTACTATCAGTCCATAGGAGTCAGGAGGAGACTGTTCTTCTGATAGCACCTTATCGAGCATATAAAGAACTGTTGCAGAAGAGATATTACCCACCTCTGCTAAGGTATCGCGACTTAATTGTAAAGTTTGACTATCTAATCCAAATTCTGCTTCAACTGTATCGATTACTTTAGGACCCCCTGGATGTACGATCCAGCGATACAAGTTCTCACTTTCAATGTTGTTATCAGCAAGCAAACCGTTAATTAACGGTCGCAATCCTTGTTTAAGAGCATCGGATACTTCCGGTCTGAGAATATTTCTAAAACCATTATCAACTACGTCCAGTCCCATTAGTTCTACTGTGTTAGGAACTAAAAAGGAACGATTATCAATGACTTGAGGTAGTCCCGATTTAGCTAAAGGATGCTCTTTTCCTACCATTAACACTGCGCCGCAACCATCTGCAAACAAAGCAGCAGTGATAATATCCATAATAATCTCACTATATAAAGAGGGATTTTCTGGAAGGCGACGAATCAATGAAGTTAAATTTGCTTGCAAAGACCCTTGCCATAGAGCGGAAGAAATTTCCACGGCAAATAAAATTGCTGCTTCCTTTGGATGTGCTTTAAGGTAATCAGCAACGCGAGAAATGCCAAAAGCTCCACCCATACAACCTACTCCATTCATGGGCAATCTCTTCAGGGTGGAAGAAAATGGAATCCGATTCATCAACCGCCCATCTAAAGAGGGAATTGCTGGAGTCATAGAAACAGACGCAAGCAGAGATATATCTTGGGGTTGGACATTAGTTTTTTCCAGCAATTTGGTGATAGCGGTTTCAGCCAAGTTCAAAGAATTTTCCAAACCTCTACTGATACTTACTCCCCATGTGGGCGGATCGAGTAAGGAATCTAGTGGTAGAGCGAAGTAACGACCGTCGATTTTGACGTTTGTGAAAAAACGATCAATCTGTTCTAGATCGAAATCTAACTCCATTACAGTAAAAAACCTGCGTAAAGCAGCAGCTAAAACTGTTTGAGGGTAGTAATTTTCTGGAAATGCTGTTGATGTAGAAACTATATAAGTCATGGCAAATTTTACTTGTTTTACTTGCAAAATGTCTGATGAGGGTGGTCTTTAATTAGCTGGGGACTAAATCCCTATTTGCCTTCTGCCTTCCTTAATTGATTGTACAGAAAATAGTCTCTTCAATAATATTGATAATTTCATCCTCTACTCCACGCAAAAAGAAATGATCTCCATTAAACATTTTCAGCTTAAAGTTAGCTTTAGTTTGTTCCTCCCAACTAGAAAGTTCTTTTATGCCAACTGTATGATCTTCGAGACCGCCAAATGTATATATGGGAGATTCAAGGGGTTCTTCCTTTGTGTGAAAGTATGTGTCTAAAAGCTCAAAATCAGATCTAAAAGTAGGAAGAAACGTTTGCAAGAAAAACGGGTCTTGCAGCATATTTTCAGGTATTCCCCCGTAACCAGAAATTGCTTGAATAAACTGCGGTTCAGGAAGTTTATAAATTGGTAAGTTTACATCTGGTATGTGGGGAGCGCGATATCCGCCAACAAATAAGTAATCTGGATTTGGGTAATTTTGTCTACGAAGTTCACGAGCTAATTCAAAACTTAGTAGCGCTCCCATACTATGACCAAAAAATGCAAATGGAACGTCTAGATATGGCTTGAGAAGCGGTGCTAAAGTTTGAACTAGAGGCTTTATTTTAGTAAAGGCAGGTTCCTTAACTCGATTTCCTCTTCCTGGTAATTGTATTGGGCAAACTTCTATCTTTGAGGCAAATTTTTCTGGCCAGGAATTAAAAATATAAGAGCTAGCTCCTGCATGAGGGAAGCAGAAAAGACGAAACAGAGGTTGGGAATTTCTCGGTGAGAGTTTGAACCACTTTTGGGTTTCATCTACAACTTTTTCAACTAGATTGATGGAACTTTTTTGTTCATCAATCGTTGAATTGGCTTTTTGCAGATGTTCCTTGGGAAACTTCTGTTCAATCAGGTAAAGTATCTGGGTTAAGAACTGTTCAATATTTAGCTCTGCCAAATATTCTACAGGAACAGACACCTTTAAGTTACTATCAATAGTTTTTCTTAAATCAGCAGCCATTAAAGAGTCAAATCCTAGTTCAGAAAGGCGCTTTTGCCAGTTCAGAGCAGCAGGAGATATTCCTACCACCTTAGCTAATATTTGACCAATATAAGTCCTTAATAGTTGCTGGCGCGTTTCTGAATCTGCTGCCAGGATTTCATCACATTTACTACTGGGTTCTGATGCCGACGGGGAAACAATTTTTTCATCGGTTTTAGCAGATTCATTTTGATGAGCATTAGATTCTATTTTCAACTGTTGTTGATGTTGCTCAACTAATAGTTTCAGTAGCTTAGGTAATAACTTAATTTCGTCTTGCGAAAGTACTCCTAATTTTTCTAACTCGTTGCTGACAAGTTCTGCTTCCCCTTTACACAAGAGATGATAAATTGGACTGGATGTATTCTCTTGCTTTAGAGATTCTAATTTTTGTTGTCCATCTCCATGCTCAGCCGGTTCTACCCAATATCGCTGCCGTTGGAATGGATAAGTGGGTAATGTAACTTTGCAACGAGCATAGTCACGGTCAAATTCTGACCAATCTACCTCTATTCCCTGCACATACAATTGTCCCAGACTATTTAATATTTGTTGCCAATCTTTTACTCTTTGTCTGAGAGACGGTAGCCACACTCCCACATCTGACGGTAGACATTGACGACCCATGCCTAATAAGATTGGTTTCGGCCCAATTTCTAAAAATATGAAGTTTCCTTGTGCGTTCAAGGTTTCCATACTCTGGGCAAACTTGACTGGTTCTTTGACATGACGCACCCAGTATTTTGCACAAGCTATGCTTTCATCTACCCTCTTACCCGTGACGTTAGAAATTAAGGGGATTTGAGGGGTTTTGTAGCTGACTTGTGTGGCTATGGTTTCATATTCTGCCAGCATCGGCTCCATCAAAGGAGAGTGGAAGGCGTGGAAAGCATTTAATTCTTTGGTTTTGATTCCTTTGTCCTCTAATAGCGCCTTGACTACGTCTACTTTGTCTTGTTGGTCAGAAATCACTATACTCTCAGGGCCATTGTAAGCTGCGATCGCTACTTCCCATCTACAAGAGGAAATCGCTGCTGTTACGGTTGCTTCATCTGCCATCACGGACACCATTTTGCCATTAGCAGGTAATGCTTGCATAAGCTTTCCCCTATGGGCAATCAGCTTCAGTGCATCTTCTAAACTGAAAACTCCTGCCACACAAGCAGCCACATATTCTCCTGCACTGTGAC includes the following:
- a CDS encoding SBBP repeat-containing protein, whose translation is MKKNKKTTKALHSVDEKITESLRSTLSDVLPDQLQTYIRTVLQFSGSPEGANLLTGPNTEIEFFSQDTNKNFPNIFTKYSNVLTVSSEPNFITSEDQEVKIIWGRHGSDSLIGFDPGADLVGKRRIDTFVGDFIDEKLSLPSGALNTGKSWSDRFILGDWRKPFYVEDDQTLGLNQSALILDFNPTEDVIQLHGNRQDYELVNISLGTAIFWREKKGYDLIGVVGGVSDLSLKGDYFEFKGNTAPKTVLEKAEHIGTAANDYIFSSTVDAKGNFFVGGGTGGSLGGSNIGARDAWVAKYDSNGNQQWSRQFGSTGTESAWGMASDGRNIYVAGNIIGQLENNTVKGGNDAYLAKYDSDGNQVWIKQYGTYTLEESYKITVDTSGNIYTAGHTFGNLGGPNQNLGQGEVFELPSTDSYVAKFDSNGNQLWVAQFGTITLDDNWGVATDNNGNVFAGGNTKGSFGGKNAGPAGEYDAWLVKLNKDGQTDWVRQFGTPNYDFMWDIETDSLGDIYATGWTLGDLGGKNAGSYDVWLAKYNTNGNQLWIKQFGTSEDDAPFLDGIDIDSNDNIFLTGYTNGNLGGANAGSFDAWAAKFDKNGNQLWLKQFGTPDYDTATTVTADNYGRLYVSGITEGSLGATNAGSYDSWALKLDADTGKTQDFTSSWLTGSALVAGSLHTTGII
- a CDS encoding isoprenylcysteine carboxyl methyltransferase family protein, translating into MLTRYIFIGIIFVVFWQRMFELRISRNNEADMLAQGAKKHSDNLLGAVKVLQISWVIAAISEVWYFNRPFSFALATVALSLTIAGQVLRYLSMQALGERWTLSIMTLPDMPVVDKGIYLYLRHPNWLGVILEIAALPLIHGAYLSAIIFSLANVFLMSKRIQTEEEALAKNSNYTSVFSNRPRFIPKIPLTYQATSGGE
- a CDS encoding type III polyketide synthase, yielding MTYIVSTSTAFPENYYPQTVLAAALRRFFTVMELDFDLEQIDRFFTNVKIDGRYFALPLDSLLDPPTWGVSISRGLENSLNLAETAITKLLEKTNVQPQDISLLASVSMTPAIPSLDGRLMNRIPFSSTLKRLPMNGVGCMGGAFGISRVADYLKAHPKEAAILFAVEISSALWQGSLQANLTSLIRRLPENPSLYSEIIMDIITAALFADGCGAVLMVGKEHPLAKSGLPQVIDNRSFLVPNTVELMGLDVVDNGFRNILRPEVSDALKQGLRPLINGLLADNNIESENLYRWIVHPGGPKVIDTVEAEFGLDSQTLQLSRDTLAEVGNISSATVLYMLDKVLSEEQSPPDSYGLIVAMGPGFAQEAILLKW